A stretch of DNA from Candidatus Cloacimonadota bacterium:
CAGAAGCATATCCCATTGGGTATCGGATGCCGGTGCTGTGGTCTGAAGCGGTGATACATCCTGAATTGGTGCTTCGGTTTTAGCATTCAAGCCTGCAATAACGACTAATACTAATAAAACAAAACTTAGCTTTTTCATCTAATTTCTCCTTAATTTTTGTTCAATTTCACATACTTTCTTTGCGATATTAACATTCATTTAAACTAACTCTCCGAAAATATAAAAATTAATAATTATTGAATTATTATTTTGTTAATTGAATCTTAGAACTTTATATAAAGTGTCAACAGATAATTATAAAAATTTCTTTATATGAAATAAATTTATGTTCTTATCCTTAGCAAACAAACAAGTTGCAATCTAAAAAAATATATCGATTTTTATTCTTCTTCTGAAAAAAGATAAACCTCATCACCTTTTTTCTGCATTCCAAGTTCGCGTGCTTTCTTTTCCCATATCTGTTTATCATTTGCCAGTCTTTCATTCTCTTCTCGCAAACGATCATTATCTTCTAAAAGATCTTCCAGTTCCTTTTGCACATTCGCCAATTTTCTTTTCGTATCAAATCGTCGATAATAGCTGTAACTATCAAACACAAAAATGTACAATAATAAAACAATAATAATTCCGTAAAAAATAATATCTTTCTTTCTAATTTTCATTTGAAATCCAGAATGATCGTTTGTTTTGTTTGGAAGTCATCAGCTTCAAGTTTCAAAATATTTGAATCTACCTTTCGGCAGGAAGGTATTAAATCTAAATAAGCCTCTTTTTTCGCAATTGGAAAATCCAGAACTTCCGTTTTATAATGCATGGGGAAAACTATTTTTGGTTTTATCTTATCTACAATTTTCTTAGCCTGAACAGCATCAATGGTGAAATGTCCTCCCACAGGAATGAAAAGTACATCGATCTTGCCAAGTTTAGAAATCATTTCATCGTTCAGGTCGTGTCCCAAATCACCGCAATGGAGAAAAGTTTTTCTATCTAAGGTAAATTTCATTAACAGATTTTTGCCTCTTTTTCCACCTTTTTCTTCGTCATGCCAGGTTGGAATGGTCTTGATCTCTACCCCGGAAATATTATATTTTCCTTCATTATTAATTTTTTGGAAGTTACCAGTAATCAGATCAAAATTATTGTGGTCAAAATGATCATGAGAACTGAGAACAATATCGGCTGTTTCATTTTTGGGAAGCGGATAACCAATATCCGTGAATGGATCGGTGATAACTGAAACTTTATCATTCCAGATTTTCCACATACTATGTCCAAACCATTTAATATTTATCATTTTCACCTCCAAAATTTTATTCACGATGAGAGAATAACATACTTGTTTCAGGAATCAAGGAAAAAGTTATTTTACTACAAATTTAGCCAGAAAACTTTTCTTTACGTACACCACTCCATACGGACATAATTCGTGACAACACATACATTTAATACATTTAGAATGATCGATAATCGGATGAGAATCACCTTTTTCCAGTTTCATCGCCTGCACCGGACAGCTATCCACACAAACTCGACACAAACGGCAGCCATCTCTAAAATCGGGATAAACCTGGAACCATTTGCGGAAAAGATTTTTTAAGAATTTTGGAGAATAGGCTAAAATTTTTACAAGCGTTTTTACACCTTGAATTTTCACATTGGGAAAGGTGAAACTTTTCCATTCAGAATCAATCTCAATTTCAGAAGTCTGGAGATTTTCAATTTTCAAAACCGAGATGATATAATCTAATTTCTGGGGATCAAAACCCATCATTGCAGAAGCTACATAATCCAGAGCCGGTGCTGATTCACTGGCAAACATCACACCAAAATTACGGGGAATTCCTGCCGAAGGACCCTCACCTTCCATTCCCAAAATTCCATCCATTAAGTTAAAGGAAATTTTTTCGTGAACACTGTCATATAAATTGGAAATGACTTTCCCGAAACTGATGTGATCGGGATTTTGCTTGTGATAATCGGATTTTTTGAGTCCGGGAATAAGTCCGTAAAGATTTTTAACCGCACCTGTAAATGACATCAAACTGTGAGTTTTGTACTTGCAAACGTTGATCACAGCATCAGCTTCCCAGAAATATTTGGAAGTATTGAAAATCATTTTTTTAGATTTTGTTTCCTGCACTCCGCCTTCACTGAAATTGAGAAGTTTAATATTGAATTTCTCAGCAAGTTGTTGCATTCCTGTTTCCTGCCACACTTTTTTGGTAGAAGTCGTTCCGCCCTGGCTGTCACCCAGCCAGACTTTTTTATCTTTTTCCAGCAGAATTGAAATCAATGCTTCCAAAACTACAGGATGAGTCGTGACTGCTTTTTCGGGTGGAAATGCACCGAGTAGATTGGGTTTAATCAGGATCGTTTTTTTACCTTTCAATTTCGACCAGAAAGGAAGTGTTAGCAGAAAAGAGCGGATCTTTTCCAGATCGTAGCTTTCAATTTTTTCGATATAAACTTTCATTTCAACCTCCTCGGTCCCCCTTGACAGATTAATTCCTGAAGTCATGGGCTATTAACACATACTTTCAGGAAGCTTCCTTCGTTCATTAACCTTGAAAAGATTTAAAAGCCTTTTCTCTTTGCTGAACCTTTTCAAGGGTTTTTCGCTCAAACTAACCGTTCGGAAGGTTTCCACATTTTTAAATGTCAACCTTGCGAAGGTCGAGAAAAGCAAGAAGTCCGAAAACCTTCGCAAGGTCTTCTTATTTAAATTTTTCCATGCCGCTGAAGTCGCGATATTGATCAAAACTTTCCAGCATTCGATTATCATCATCACTTAATTCATTTGTAACAATACGAGAGATCAATTCTCCCAAACCAGGGCCGAGCATAAATCCCTGCCCGCACATTCCCACGGCATTGATCAGATTTGGAATTTCTTTCGTTTTTGCTACAATCGGAAATCCGTCCGGCGTCATGGGATATTGTCCACGCCAGGTTCTGCGTACTTTCAAGTTCGTAAGTCTGGGATAAATATCAATCATGCGTTTTGTGCAGAGTGGCAGAAATTCAGAAGTTGCATCGTTATCGATTTCCACGATCGGCGGATCGGGAGTAATGCAGAACACAACTTGACCTTCGTTATTTTGATAAAAATAATAATTTGCCGATCCGGGAGCTTTGCGCAGATCGACCACCATCGGTTCGAAAAATCTGGCAACTGGCTCGGTAATTCCAGCTTCGTGATTATCAGGATTAACCGGCAGATTCATTCCAACCATTTTCCCAATATCTTTAGCATAATTTCCTGCAGCATTGATCACAAAATCTGCCGAATATTTTCCTTTATCGGTTACAACTTCAGTGCTTTTATTTCTCGTCAATTTCAGATCGATCACATTCTCTTTAAATTTATATTCTGCACCATATTCAAGACTCTTAAAATAAAATGCATTCATAGAAAGAAGTGGCGAAGCTGAGCCATCTTCTGGCGAATAAGTTGAACCCAACAAGCCATTCATATTGATACCAGGAACCAACTTTTGATATTCTTCAGGTGAAATCCATTTTATGTTCAAGCCAAAACTATGCTGGATCTTCATCAATTCTTTTAACGTTCTTTCAATATCTTTGGTGTAGGCAGGAAAGCTGTAACCACCTGAAATCCAACCAATATCGTCACCAAATTTTTCTTCCCAGGTTCTAAAAATTTCAATGCTGCGCTGACAGACTTTGATCTTTCCAAAATCAGAGTGAGTTGCTCTGATACCGCCAATTGCTTTTTTGTTGTTTGCCTGCCCGGCAGAAGCCAGAGAATCGATCACCAGAACTTTTAATTTTTTCTCTGCCAAAGCCATCGCTGTGGGAACGCCGACCGAACCGGCCCCGATGATAATTACATCATAATTACTCATTTATTTTCTCCAAGTTTTAATCATTTACTTACCAAACCTTGAAAAGGCTTCTTCCGCGATTTCTTCCCGCTTAGCACTTTCAAGGTTGATCTCATTAACTCTGAAAGTCTCAAGTGCAAGAATTCTCGTGAGAGAGCTTTTCAGAGTTTTTCTCCTTCTGTAAATTTTCCCATCGGCACTTCCACGAAAAGTGGTCTCCGTGTATTTTCCTCTATTTCCTGCAGCGGAATGCCTTCCTGGCGGAAGATCTGTTTGATCAGGTTGTCGCAGGTCTTAGCTCCGCAAGGTCCCATGCCTGCTCTGGTTATAGCTTTGATCTGATTCAGATCGGTAATTCCCTTTTTGATGAGTTCCCGAACTTCCTCAGCTGAAACTCGTTCACACAAGCAGACCATTTCAGCGTCGGAGATCTTTCCTTTTTTAAGTTTTTTATCCGTTTCTTTGGAAATTTCATCTTCCTGTATTTGAAAGGAAACAACTTTCTTGGCTGCATTTTTGGGAATTTTCAGATCGATCAGTTGAGTGCGATTATTCGATTTTATATCCATCACTTTCGTCACTTCAAAACTTCCCAAATCGTTTCCATCGATATCCACACCGGTAACAAAGTCACCGTCTTTCACCGGCATATTTCCAACTTCGTAAGGAACAGTAACCACAGGATTTTGGGCATCTTTGCGGAAATCGACCAGAGTAATTGCCAGTCCCGGACAGATCGCCACGCATTTTTTACAACCGATACATTTTCCTTCGTATTCCGGCAAACCCATGATCGGATCACCCTGCATATTGATGGAATTGGTGGGACAGATCGTGCTGCAGGGATTGCAGGGAATTTCCTGAATACAATGAATTATCGGCATCACGCCGGTTTCATTTTCTGGAACTTTCTGCGGATTTATATCACCCGGATGAGATTTAAGGATGGCAGCTTTTTTGTACCAGCTCTCTGGAATATCTTCCACATCGGCACCAATTTCTTTGGCAATTTTCAAGCCCATGATTTTGCCGTTGAACATGGCAGAAGAAGCTTCGGCAATTTCCAAGGCATCACCGGCTGCAAATACTTTGATACCGGCGGTTCTGGCTTCTTCCACAAATTCATTTACCGATTCCAGACCAACTGCAATTAATACCGTATCACATTCAAAAGTTTTCTCCGTTCCGGCAATCGGCTGGAAGTTTTTATCGATCCGGCAAATTGTAACAGATTCCACCGATTCTTCACCATTTGCTTTGAGAACAGTGTGAGAAGTGTAGATCGGCACTCCCAATCGTTTCAGTTTATCAGCATGAACTTTATAACCGCCGCATTTTGGTAGAGCTTCCACCAAACCAACAACTTCAATTCCAGCCTGCAGGGCATGATAGCCGGCAATGAGTCCAACATTTCCACCACCAACGATAAAAAGTCTTTTGGTTGGTCGCACCAGATCGCGGTTAACCAGAGTCTGAAAAGCTCCCGCTCCGTAAATTCCGGAAAGTGTATTGCCTTTGAAACGCAGGAATTTTTCACGCGCTCCGGCTGCATTTAAAACGATTTTCGGCTCTACCAGTTTATAAACACCATCTTTGATTATCCCGACTTTTTTATCTTTAAAAACATAAAGAGCTGTGCTGCTTGTCCACACATCGATGTTTTCGTTGTTCATCACAGTTTCAGCCAGCATTTTGCCGATATCATTTCCACGCGTTCCGGCATAAGAATCTTCCACCGATCCGAAAAATTTGTGAGTCTGTAAAACCAGCTTTCCACCCAGTTTACTTTTATCATCCACCAGCAGAGTATTAACGCCGTTTTCTCCAAGTTGAATGGCAGCCGAAAGACCCGCCGGTCCACCTCCGATAATCAGCACATCATAATTCAAAACTTCGATGTTTCCAGTTTCCGCAGGTTTTGCTGTATCGGGTAAAACTGGCAATCCTTCCACGCTTTTCACCTGCATGTTTTCGGTAACTTCCGTCATGCAGCTTTTCACGGGAATGCCATCAGCGATCACAGTACATTTGGCACATTGACCGTTTGCACAATAAATTCCCTGCGCACTGCCGCCTTTGTGATGATGACCAAAAATCTTGATACCATTGGCAAAAAGAGCTGAAGAAATAACTTCACCTTCCGCAGCGAACAGCTTTTTTCCATTCCAGTAAAAAGGAACGGAACCACGCTCCGGAACCGGCAGAATGGGATGTTCTTTGATCCGATTGTCCACCATTTACTACCTCATATTATTTATTATTATTTTGCCTTTTAAAAATTTTGGAGAGGAATCAATGTCAAGCAAAAGGTTGGTTTTCAGCAGTTTGGAATGAGTCGATTTTTTCAGCTTGACATTCAGGTTGTCAGTATATTGATTTCCTTAAAAAAAATGGTGAAGATAAACTTCCGATTGTACGTAGTTCATCGGAATGTTGAGCTTGAAACCTTCGCAATGGCACAATTCCCCTCTTGAGAGGGGTGGTCCCGAAGGCATTCGGGATCGGGGTGTGTAGATACTTGCGAACGTTTGTGACAAATTTAAATTTTTAACATTCGGAAGAATCCCAAAACAAGTTCGGGATACATTCCGAAGTTTGTAAGGAATAAAATGAAAACTATCCAAGCAAATCTGGTTGATATAATTTCGAAAACCATTTTTCCCGCAAAATTATATTGGCAAGATGGTCGAATTCTTAAAATTGAGAAACTTCAAAAAGAAGTGAAAAAATTTCTTATTCCAGGTTTTATCGATGCTCATATTCACATCGAAAGCACGATGCTCACGGCGCAGGAATTTGGCAGAAATGCATTTCAGCACGGCACGGTTGCCGTGGTTGCCGATCCTCATGAAATTGCCAATGTTCTGGGAATCGACGGCGTAAAATTCATGATTGAGAATGGCAGGAAATCTCCGCTGAAATTCTTTTTTGGAGCGCCTTCCTGCGTTCCTGCCACACCCTTTGAAACCAGCGGAGCAGAACTCGGTCCGAGTGAAATCGAAGAACTTCTCAGAATGGAAGAAATAACTCATCTGGGCGAAATGATGAATTATCCGGGCGTAATTTCTGAAGATAAAACAGTTGTAAAGAAACTGGCTTTAGCTCGAAAATATCACAAACCGATCGATGGTCATGCACCGGGTTTGCTGGGGAAAAATTTGAAAATTTATGTTCAACACGGAATTACAACCGAACATGAATGCACCACAAAAGATGAAGCTTTGGAAAAGCTGGAAGACGGCATCAAAGTGATCATTCGGGAAGGTTCTGCCAGCAAAAATTATAACGAGCTGATTCCAATTGCCAGAGAACATTATCAGAACTGCATGTTCTGCTGTGACGATCTGCATCCGCAGGATTTGCAGAAACGTCATATCGACTGGCATGTAAAAAATGCTATAAGATCTGGATTGGATATTTTCCAGGTTCTGCAAATGGCGTGTTTAAATCCGGTAAAACATTATAAACTCGATGTAGGTTTACTGCAAGTTGGTGATCCGGCAGATTTTCTATTGGTGGAAGATTTTCAGGAAATAAAAATCCTGGAAAATTACATTGATGGAAAGCCGACTTTGCAGGAATCAGAAACCCAAGAACCCCCAAAAATCAACATCAAAAATAATTTTCAAATTAATGAGATAAAAGAAGAAGATTTTGCCGTTCCTGCCAGAAATGGTAAACTACGCGTGATCAAGGCTTTGGATGGTTTTGTTCTTACGGAAAGTGAAATCATGAAACCCAAAATCGAAAAAGGTCTTACCGTTGCCGATATTGATCGTGATCTGCTGAAAATTGCAGTTGTAAACCGTTACCAAAATACCAAACCTGTAGTCGGATTCATTACCGGTTTTGGTTTGAAAAAAGGTGCAATTGCTTCTTCCATTGCGCATGATTCTCATAATATCGTTGCAGTGGGAACCGATGATAGATCAATTACCAAAGCTGTGAATTTGATCATCCGGAATAAAGGCGGCATTTGCGCTGTTGATAAAAATTCTGCTGAAATCCTATCTCTTCCAATTGCTGGAATTATCAGCGATAAATCCTGCCAGGAAGTTGCAGAAAAACATGAACTTCTGGAACAAAAAGCAAAAGAACTTGGATCAACTTTAAGTGCTCCCTTCATGACGCTTTCCTTCATGGCGTTGCTGGTA
This window harbors:
- a CDS encoding septum formation initiator family protein; this encodes MKIRKKDIIFYGIIIVLLLYIFVFDSYSYYRRFDTKRKLANVQKELEDLLEDNDRLREENERLANDKQIWEKKARELGMQKKGDEVYLFSEEE
- a CDS encoding MBL fold metallo-hydrolase, yielding MINIKWFGHSMWKIWNDKVSVITDPFTDIGYPLPKNETADIVLSSHDHFDHNNFDLITGNFQKINNEGKYNISGVEIKTIPTWHDEEKGGKRGKNLLMKFTLDRKTFLHCGDLGHDLNDEMISKLGKIDVLFIPVGGHFTIDAVQAKKIVDKIKPKIVFPMHYKTEVLDFPIAKKEAYLDLIPSCRKVDSNILKLEADDFQTKQTIILDFK
- a CDS encoding DUF362 domain-containing protein, which produces MKVYIEKIESYDLEKIRSFLLTLPFWSKLKGKKTILIKPNLLGAFPPEKAVTTHPVVLEALISILLEKDKKVWLGDSQGGTTSTKKVWQETGMQQLAEKFNIKLLNFSEGGVQETKSKKMIFNTSKYFWEADAVINVCKYKTHSLMSFTGAVKNLYGLIPGLKKSDYHKQNPDHISFGKVISNLYDSVHEKISFNLMDGILGMEGEGPSAGIPRNFGVMFASESAPALDYVASAMMGFDPQKLDYIISVLKIENLQTSEIEIDSEWKSFTFPNVKIQGVKTLVKILAYSPKFLKNLFRKWFQVYPDFRDGCRLCRVCVDSCPVQAMKLEKGDSHPIIDHSKCIKCMCCHELCPYGVVYVKKSFLAKFVVK
- a CDS encoding FAD-binding oxidoreductase — its product is MSNYDVIIIGAGSVGVPTAMALAEKKLKVLVIDSLASAGQANNKKAIGGIRATHSDFGKIKVCQRSIEIFRTWEEKFGDDIGWISGGYSFPAYTKDIERTLKELMKIQHSFGLNIKWISPEEYQKLVPGINMNGLLGSTYSPEDGSASPLLSMNAFYFKSLEYGAEYKFKENVIDLKLTRNKSTEVVTDKGKYSADFVINAAGNYAKDIGKMVGMNLPVNPDNHEAGITEPVARFFEPMVVDLRKAPGSANYYFYQNNEGQVVFCITPDPPIVEIDNDATSEFLPLCTKRMIDIYPRLTNLKVRRTWRGQYPMTPDGFPIVAKTKEIPNLINAVGMCGQGFMLGPGLGELISRIVTNELSDDDNRMLESFDQYRDFSGMEKFK
- a CDS encoding FAD-dependent oxidoreductase produces the protein MVDNRIKEHPILPVPERGSVPFYWNGKKLFAAEGEVISSALFANGIKIFGHHHKGGSAQGIYCANGQCAKCTVIADGIPVKSCMTEVTENMQVKSVEGLPVLPDTAKPAETGNIEVLNYDVLIIGGGPAGLSAAIQLGENGVNTLLVDDKSKLGGKLVLQTHKFFGSVEDSYAGTRGNDIGKMLAETVMNNENIDVWTSSTALYVFKDKKVGIIKDGVYKLVEPKIVLNAAGAREKFLRFKGNTLSGIYGAGAFQTLVNRDLVRPTKRLFIVGGGNVGLIAGYHALQAGIEVVGLVEALPKCGGYKVHADKLKRLGVPIYTSHTVLKANGEESVESVTICRIDKNFQPIAGTEKTFECDTVLIAVGLESVNEFVEEARTAGIKVFAAGDALEIAEASSAMFNGKIMGLKIAKEIGADVEDIPESWYKKAAILKSHPGDINPQKVPENETGVMPIIHCIQEIPCNPCSTICPTNSINMQGDPIMGLPEYEGKCIGCKKCVAICPGLAITLVDFRKDAQNPVVTVPYEVGNMPVKDGDFVTGVDIDGNDLGSFEVTKVMDIKSNNRTQLIDLKIPKNAAKKVVSFQIQEDEISKETDKKLKKGKISDAEMVCLCERVSAEEVRELIKKGITDLNQIKAITRAGMGPCGAKTCDNLIKQIFRQEGIPLQEIEENTRRPLFVEVPMGKFTEGEKL
- the ade gene encoding adenine deaminase; this translates as MKTIQANLVDIISKTIFPAKLYWQDGRILKIEKLQKEVKKFLIPGFIDAHIHIESTMLTAQEFGRNAFQHGTVAVVADPHEIANVLGIDGVKFMIENGRKSPLKFFFGAPSCVPATPFETSGAELGPSEIEELLRMEEITHLGEMMNYPGVISEDKTVVKKLALARKYHKPIDGHAPGLLGKNLKIYVQHGITTEHECTTKDEALEKLEDGIKVIIREGSASKNYNELIPIAREHYQNCMFCCDDLHPQDLQKRHIDWHVKNAIRSGLDIFQVLQMACLNPVKHYKLDVGLLQVGDPADFLLVEDFQEIKILENYIDGKPTLQESETQEPPKINIKNNFQINEIKEEDFAVPARNGKLRVIKALDGFVLTESEIMKPKIEKGLTVADIDRDLLKIAVVNRYQNTKPVVGFITGFGLKKGAIASSIAHDSHNIVAVGTDDRSITKAVNLIIRNKGGICAVDKNSAEILSLPIAGIISDKSCQEVAEKHELLEQKAKELGSTLSAPFMTLSFMALLVIPKLKMSDKGLFDGEKFEFVDLWI